The window GCATGAAGCCGTCGACCGCGTCGCGGCGGATCAGGTCGAGCACGTCGCCGACCGACGCCACCGACTCGTCGGCGATCACGGCCGCGTTCACCCGCTCGGTGACGAACCGCAGCCCCGCGACGTCGGCGGCGGGCACCGGCTGTTCGAGCACCTCGATGTCCACGCCCGCCCGGTCCAGCTCGGCCATGCACCGCACCGCGTGCTTGGCCGACCAGCCCTGGTTGGCGTCGAGCCGGATCACCGTGTCGGCGGGCAGCGCGGCGGCGATCTCGGTGACCACCTCGACGTCGGTCCGCCCCGGCTGACCCACCTTGATCTTGACCGCCCGGAACCCCTCGGCGCGGAACGCCACGGCCTGGGCGACCATCGCCTCCAGCGGCCCGAACGGGATGGACACATCGGTGTCCAGCCGATCGACCGTGCCGCCGAACAGCTGCCGCAGCGGGATGCCCAGTTGCCGGGCCCGCAGGTCGTGCACCGCGACGTCCACCGCGGAGCGCGCGCCCTGGTTGCCCGCGACGACGGCCTCCAGGTCGCGGCACACCTTGTCGAACGCCGCGGGGTCCGCGCCGATCACACGGTCGCGCAGCGGCCCGAGGATGACCGGTTCGAGCCCTTCCCAGGACTCCCCGGTGTCGCGCAGGTTGGGCACGACCTCGCCCCAGCCCGACCGGCCCTCGTCGTCGATCACCTCGACGAACACCGAGCGCAGCGTGGTCACCGTGCGCTTGGCGGTGACGAACGGCGTGGGTAGCGCCATGGTCCGGCGGTGGGTGCGCAGCTCGACGATCTTCATCGCGCGGTCACCGGGTAGCCCTCGCGGTACTTGGCGAACCCGTCGGGGAACACGCGCTGCTCGCGCGGGTTGATCGCCAGCCGCATCAGGTGCCTGCGCTGTTCGGCGCTGTCGGTGAACTCCGTGCGCGAGTGCAGCGCGACGTTGTTGTCGATCAGCATCAGGTCGCCCGCGCGCAGGTCGACGTCGAGCCGCAGCTCGGGACTGGCGGCGAACTCCTCGAACGCGTCCAGTGCGGCGCGCTCGGCGTCGCTGAGCCGGATCCCCGACACCTCCTGGGCCGATTCGACCCGGCCCCGGTTGTAGTAGCGGCAGGCCAGCTTCCCGTCGAAGTAGCCGAAGATCTGGTTGGCGTAGAACGGACTCTCGCCCTCGGCCTGCGCGCCGCGCTTGTCGTAGAGGTACTCCTTGTAGAGCAGGCCGAGCAGTTCCGGCCGCTCGCGCAGGACCCGGTTGTGCACGCTCACCGCGCTGGACACGCTGCTCCGCCCGCCCTCGACGGCCGGGGTCACGCACAGCAGCGCCAGCAGGTCGGTGCCGTCGGTGTGGAACGGCAGCCCGTACTTGCTGGTGTAGCCGCGTGCGGTGCTGTCGGCGCCGACATCGCGGACATGGTTGAGGATCTCGCCGCTCCTGGTCTGCGCGGTGATCTGTCCCAAGTGGACGCCCAGGCCGACGAACAGCCGCTCCAGTGCCGGTTCGGCCAGTCCCGCCACAGGTATCCCGCGCACGACCGCGAAGCCGCGGCCGAACTCCAGTTCCCGCACCAGGTCCGCCAGCAGCGAGCCGGTCAGCGGTAGTGGGAAGTCCGCGCGGTCGAGGTCGGTCAGCTCGCGGTCGGCGACAGCGGCGGTGGCCGCGTGCAGCTCGGCGGCCTGCTCCGCGGTCAGCTCGATCAGCCAGTCCCGCTCGCGAAGGCTCGCCGCGGTCCACGCGCTGGCGTCCTCGATGATCTCTCGGCAGATGGGCATCGGTGTTCCCCCGGTCATGCGTCGGTCCCGTCGAAAGGGACGGTCTCCAGCTCGAACTCGGCGGCGACCTTGGTGATCGACGCCTCCACCCCGGCCGTCGTGGCGCCCCGGAACCGGAACCGACCGCCGACGTGCTCGTAGTACGCCTCCGACCGGGGGATGACCCCGCCCGGGGTGAGCACCTTCTCCGCGTACGGCCCGCCCGGACCGAGCATCGACTTGGCCGCCACGACCCGGCACGGCCGCCGCGACGGCGCGGGCATCAGCAGATAACCCGCCACGTCCTCAGTGGACAGTTCCGGCGTCGGGAGGTCCGCGGGCTCGATGCCCAGCTGCAACTGGCATTCCACCGCCATGAGGTCGAAGCCGTGCACCTCCCGCCACAGGAAGGGGGTCTCCGCGCCGCCGACCCGCGAGCCGATCTCCAGGAACACGAAGCTCGGCACCTCGCCCGGCACCATGAACGCCTCAAGGTGGTAGACGTAGGGCTCCGCGCACAGGCCGGGAAGCAGCTTGTCGAGGAACTCGCCCATGGCCGCGTTGACCGCCGCGTCGTCGATCTCGACGAAACCCAGTGGCGTGCCGTGCCGGAAGGACAGGCAGTTCTCCAGGTACCGCGACATCCGCCACGGCCCGTGCCGATCGCCCAGCCACACACCGTCGACCACGATGATCGGGTGCGGCACGAACGCCTGCACCAGCATCGGCCGGTCGAAGACGACCGACTCGACGTCGGCGGGGGAGTGCAGCAGCCGCACGCCCTCGCTCGCGCTGCCCCGGGTCGGTTTGATCACCACCGGCCAGCCGTGCTCGGCGGCGAACGCGGTCAGGTCGCCGTGGTTCGCGACGTCGGCGGTCTCCGGGATCGGCACGCCGATCTCGCGCGCCTTGGCGATCATGGTGTCCTTGTAGAGGAAGTGGTGCAGATCCTCCGCGCGCCTGCCCGCCGCGCCGAACTCCGCCCGCAGGGCCGTCACCACCGGCAGGACGTTCTCCTTGAGCGCGACGATCCCGCGTGGCCTGCCGAACCGGTCGGCCAGGTCGGCGACGGTCTCGCGCATCACCGCGAGGTCGCTGGTCTTCTCCACGGTCACGACCCTGGCCGCGGTGCTCGGTACCGACCCGGAACCGACCGGGGTGACGATGTAGCTCACCGGACCGGCGCTGTGGTCGAAGTAGGACTCGTAGTCGGCGTAGTGGTCTTCCCACTGATGGACCACGATCACGTGTCGGTCGTCGTGCTCTGCTTGTGCGATACCCACGGGCGGACTCCTTTCTCAGTGCCCCACGGCGGCGGAGAACCGCTCGATGTCGGCTTTGACCGCGGCGACGAACCCCTCGTCACCGCGCGGCCCGGCGTCGCGGAGCAGCCGCTCGTTCCTGGCCTTGGTTTCGGTGGACAGCGCCAGCGACCCCGGCCGCGCTATCCGGATCGCGCCGGTGGGATCGCGCCGCGGCATCACCGCGGAGTGCGCGTGGATGCTGGCGCTGAACGGCACGTCGAGCCGTCCCGACCGGAACGCGGCGGCGATCGCGGTGGTCAGGTCACCCGACTGCAGGACCGGATCGACCAGGTCGGCGACCTCGCGTTCGATCCACTCCTGCTCCTCCCGGACGGCCGCCTGGTCGACGCCGAACCCGTCGAGCAGGTGCGAGAGCGCGACCCGGGTGGTGCGGATCCCGCGGATGTTGGCCGCGGCGTCGGGGATGCCGTACGCCTCCTGGTTGGTCTTGACCACGACCTTGGTCGCCGCGCCCCACTTGGCGACGAGCCCGCCGTAGAGGATCAGCGCGTCGGCCAGGGCCGGGTCGCCGGGGAAAGCGCCCATGAACTGGTGCAGCACCGGGTAGACCGTGACCGTGTCCGGCAGGTAGCGGGCGGCGAGCGTGCGGATGCTGGCCAGCGCCGCGACGTCCTGCACCGCGTTGCCGCCCTGCGGATAGGCCACCGAGATGCAGCGAACCCCTTGCGCGGCGGCGGCGACCGCCTCCAGCACGCATACCGCCAGGCACAGCGACGGCGGCATCAGGACGGCGGTCAGCGTGCCGAACAGCTCACGCTCGACGATGACGCCGTGCTCGGCGAGCACCCCGCAGGCCCGGTCGACCTCGGCCCACGCCCCCAAGGAGACCTCCAGTGGCACATCCTTGACGTAGGGCAGGTTGTAGCCGATCCCGCCGCCCTCGAACGACGTGATGCCCGAGGCGATGGCGGTGACGAAAAGGTCGCGCGGGTCCGGCGAGCCGTGTCGGACCTCCAGCGGCACGTCCACCGATTCGGCGAGCTCCCGTCCCCGCCGCCAGCCGTGGGTGACCAGCGGATACCCGTTGAGCCGGTAGGGATCCTCGCGCAGCGCGCGCTCCGCCTCGGCGAACCGCAGCAGCCGGGTGTGCGCGTCCACGGTCACCGAGAGGATGTCCGGGGCGGCGCCGTCGCGCAGGTCGCGCAGCAGGTCCAGCATCCGGCCGTGGTCGCCGACGCCACAGCGCGGCTGGATGAGCACCCGGCCATCGGCCTGGGCGGCGGCGAGCAGGTCGGCGGTGGTCGGGCGGTTCGCCGACCTGATGTAGTCCACACAGGACCGAAGGTCCGGCGGGTCCGTGCCCGGTCTGATCGGGATGCCCGCGAAGGTCATGCGAACACCGGCTGCGCCAGCCCGGCCAGCAGCGGCACCAGGTGGGCGACGTCGTCGAGCACGTGGTCGACCCCGAGCTGTTCGAGGCGCGCGCGGTCACGGTCGGACTTCGTGCTGCCCACGGAGATGTTGCCGCCCACCACGACCGGGCAGCCGAGCAAGCCTCGCGCCCGCAGCGCCGGGAGGTCGCGCAGGTCGTCGTAGGCGTGGCCGTTGAGGCTGCCGACCACGACCGCCACGGCCGTCGGATTGGCCTGGTACGCCTCGGCGAACTCGGGCAGCGGCGTGCACACCCCAAGGTTGACCACGAGGAATCCGGCCTCGCGCAGCGATTCGGCGATGAGGATGTTGGCGACGGCGTGGGCGTCGCTGGCCGCGACGCCGAGGATCACCGTGGCGCGGTTGAACTGGTTCATGGGATCTCCAGAACTGGTGGGGGACGGCGGTCAGTCGTCGAACGCGGCGAAGACCTGCCTGCGGTTGACGCCGTCGACGCGCTCGGGCCGGAAGACCGCCGGGTCGGCGGCCCGCAGTGAGTCGAAGACCCGGTCGATGGCCGCGCGCAACCCCCAGGCCGCGGTGTAGGGCGGCCAGCCGGGGTGGCCGCGCTCAAGGTCGCGCTGCCGGGCGAAGACGTAGTCGGGCCATTCCTTGGTCATCGGATAGCGGTGGTGGAAGTCGTGGCACACCGTGTCACCGGTCAGGACCAGGTACCGGCTGGGGAAGTGCACCGTCAGCGTCGTTGCCCACCAACGGATCCAGCCCGCCAGGCGCCGTGGCCCCGGTTCGTCGGCCGCGGGTGGGGGTGAGCTGAGGAAGATCGCGTTGGTGAGGCCGGCGAAGTACTCGCGGCCGGTTGTTGTGGTGCCCGGAGCGGGGAAGGTGTGCTTGACGCACAGCCGCAGGGTGTTGCTGATCTGGAACAGCACCGTGAGCGGGACGACCCAGGCGACCAGCAGCACCGGCAGCGTCCCGGTGAGCGCGGCGAGCGTGATCACGGCCGCGTAGGCGGCGGTCAGCGTGATCCGCTCGGCCCGCGAGACCCCGATCCAATAGGACCGCACGCGCGCGGTCAGGAACCGCGCGTGGAAGACCGGCGAGACGAGCTTGCCCAGCAGCGTGCCCCACATCGCGCGCCGCGACATTCCGGGCCGCAGGCCGAGTCCGAGCAGGATCGCCTGCACCGTGGGGTCGCG is drawn from Actinokineospora alba and contains these coding sequences:
- a CDS encoding mandelate racemase/muconate lactonizing enzyme family protein, which produces MKIVELRTHRRTMALPTPFVTAKRTVTTLRSVFVEVIDDEGRSGWGEVVPNLRDTGESWEGLEPVILGPLRDRVIGADPAAFDKVCRDLEAVVAGNQGARSAVDVAVHDLRARQLGIPLRQLFGGTVDRLDTDVSIPFGPLEAMVAQAVAFRAEGFRAVKIKVGQPGRTDVEVVTEIAAALPADTVIRLDANQGWSAKHAVRCMAELDRAGVDIEVLEQPVPAADVAGLRFVTERVNAAVIADESVASVGDVLDLIRRDAVDGFMLKPSKLGGLRAARRAVALAGSAGKRCMVSTVLESHLGVTAAANLAASAPDVITYVDLDAAVFTGRQGVRGGMTYERGQVVLPAAPGLGVTGIDDAS
- a CDS encoding TauD/TfdA family dioxygenase, which gives rise to MPICREIIEDASAWTAASLRERDWLIELTAEQAAELHAATAAVADRELTDLDRADFPLPLTGSLLADLVRELEFGRGFAVVRGIPVAGLAEPALERLFVGLGVHLGQITAQTRSGEILNHVRDVGADSTARGYTSKYGLPFHTDGTDLLALLCVTPAVEGGRSSVSSAVSVHNRVLRERPELLGLLYKEYLYDKRGAQAEGESPFYANQIFGYFDGKLACRYYNRGRVESAQEVSGIRLSDAERAALDAFEEFAASPELRLDVDLRAGDLMLIDNNVALHSRTEFTDSAEQRRHLMRLAINPREQRVFPDGFAKYREGYPVTAR
- a CDS encoding ATP-grasp domain-containing protein, which produces MGIAQAEHDDRHVIVVHQWEDHYADYESYFDHSAGPVSYIVTPVGSGSVPSTAARVVTVEKTSDLAVMRETVADLADRFGRPRGIVALKENVLPVVTALRAEFGAAGRRAEDLHHFLYKDTMIAKAREIGVPIPETADVANHGDLTAFAAEHGWPVVIKPTRGSASEGVRLLHSPADVESVVFDRPMLVQAFVPHPIIVVDGVWLGDRHGPWRMSRYLENCLSFRHGTPLGFVEIDDAAVNAAMGEFLDKLLPGLCAEPYVYHLEAFMVPGEVPSFVFLEIGSRVGGAETPFLWREVHGFDLMAVECQLQLGIEPADLPTPELSTEDVAGYLLMPAPSRRPCRVVAAKSMLGPGGPYAEKVLTPGGVIPRSEAYYEHVGGRFRFRGATTAGVEASITKVAAEFELETVPFDGTDA
- a CDS encoding methylaspartate mutase — encoded protein: MTFAGIPIRPGTDPPDLRSCVDYIRSANRPTTADLLAAAQADGRVLIQPRCGVGDHGRMLDLLRDLRDGAAPDILSVTVDAHTRLLRFAEAERALREDPYRLNGYPLVTHGWRRGRELAESVDVPLEVRHGSPDPRDLFVTAIASGITSFEGGGIGYNLPYVKDVPLEVSLGAWAEVDRACGVLAEHGVIVERELFGTLTAVLMPPSLCLAVCVLEAVAAAAQGVRCISVAYPQGGNAVQDVAALASIRTLAARYLPDTVTVYPVLHQFMGAFPGDPALADALILYGGLVAKWGAATKVVVKTNQEAYGIPDAAANIRGIRTTRVALSHLLDGFGVDQAAVREEQEWIEREVADLVDPVLQSGDLTTAIAAAFRSGRLDVPFSASIHAHSAVMPRRDPTGAIRIARPGSLALSTETKARNERLLRDAGPRGDEGFVAAVKADIERFSAAVGH
- a CDS encoding cobalamin-dependent protein (Presence of a B(12) (cobalamin)-binding domain implies dependence on cobalamin itself, in one of its several forms, or in some unusual lineages, dependence on a cobalamin-like analog.) codes for the protein MNQFNRATVILGVAASDAHAVANILIAESLREAGFLVVNLGVCTPLPEFAEAYQANPTAVAVVVGSLNGHAYDDLRDLPALRARGLLGCPVVVGGNISVGSTKSDRDRARLEQLGVDHVLDDVAHLVPLLAGLAQPVFA
- a CDS encoding fatty acid desaturase — protein: MITGVGSTVVGVAITATTMLFGLVAWPVGLLVGWAMALHGLRNLRMMVFHQSAHRNMWRRRRPDRTLGRILAAVLVVQNFDAYAAEHVTDHHAAHHMTLRDPTVQAILLGLGLRPGMSRRAMWGTLLGKLVSPVFHARFLTARVRSYWIGVSRAERITLTAAYAAVITLAALTGTLPVLLVAWVVPLTVLFQISNTLRLCVKHTFPAPGTTTTGREYFAGLTNAIFLSSPPPAADEPGPRRLAGWIRWWATTLTVHFPSRYLVLTGDTVCHDFHHRYPMTKEWPDYVFARQRDLERGHPGWPPYTAAWGLRAAIDRVFDSLRAADPAVFRPERVDGVNRRQVFAAFDD